The following are encoded together in the Acinetobacter radioresistens DSM 6976 = NBRC 102413 = CIP 103788 genome:
- the groL gene encoding chaperonin GroEL (60 kDa chaperone family; promotes refolding of misfolded polypeptides especially under stressful conditions; forms two stacked rings of heptamers to form a barrel-shaped 14mer; ends can be capped by GroES; misfolded proteins enter the barrel where they are refolded when GroES binds) produces the protein MSAKDVKFGDSARTKMIAGVNTLADAVKVTLGPKGRNVVIDRSFGAPHITKDGVTVAKEISLKDKFENMGAQLVREVSSKTNDIAGDGTTTATVLAQAILNEGIKSVTAGMNPMDLKRGIDLAVKTVVENIRATAKPADDFKAIEQVGSISANSDETVGKLIAQAMEKVGKEGVITVEEGSGFEDSLDVVEGMQFDRGYISPYFANKQDTLTAELENPFILLVDKKISNIRELITVLEAVAKTGKPLLIIAEDVEGEALATLVVNNMRGIIKVCAVKAPGFGDRRKAMLQDIAILTGATVISEEVGMSLEQANLEDLGTAHKVTVSKENTVIVDGAGNADAIAERVQQIRAQIEESTSEYDKEKLQERVAKLAGGVAVIKIGAATEVEMKEKKDRVDDALHATRAAVEEGVVAGGGVALVRAAKALDGLTGNNDDQNVGINILRRAIEAPLRQIVSNAGDEPSVVINAVKSGEGNYGYNAASGEYGDMLEMGILDPAKVTRSALEHAASVAGLMLTTECMITDIPEDKPAVPDMGGMGGMGGMM, from the coding sequence ATGTCAGCTAAAGACGTAAAATTCGGTGATTCAGCCCGTACAAAAATGATTGCTGGTGTAAACACTCTGGCAGATGCTGTTAAAGTAACTTTAGGTCCTAAAGGCCGTAATGTAGTGATTGACCGTTCTTTTGGTGCACCGCATATTACTAAAGACGGTGTAACCGTTGCTAAAGAAATTTCTCTAAAAGATAAATTCGAAAATATGGGCGCACAGCTCGTACGTGAAGTATCTTCAAAAACCAATGATATCGCGGGTGACGGTACAACAACCGCAACTGTACTTGCGCAAGCAATCCTGAATGAAGGCATTAAATCAGTAACTGCGGGTATGAACCCAATGGACCTGAAACGTGGTATTGATCTTGCAGTGAAGACTGTAGTTGAAAATATCCGCGCTACAGCGAAGCCAGCAGATGATTTTAAAGCTATTGAACAAGTGGGTTCAATTTCAGCAAACTCTGATGAGACTGTAGGTAAGCTGATTGCTCAGGCAATGGAAAAAGTCGGTAAAGAAGGCGTAATTACCGTTGAAGAAGGTTCAGGCTTTGAAGACTCGCTTGATGTTGTAGAGGGTATGCAGTTTGACCGCGGTTATATCTCTCCATATTTTGCAAACAAGCAAGATACTCTGACGGCTGAGCTGGAAAATCCGTTCATTCTTCTGGTTGACAAAAAAATCAGTAATATCCGTGAACTGATTACTGTACTTGAAGCTGTTGCAAAAACAGGTAAGCCGTTACTGATCATCGCAGAAGACGTAGAAGGCGAAGCGCTGGCAACTCTGGTTGTAAATAACATGCGCGGTATTATTAAAGTGTGTGCAGTGAAAGCTCCTGGCTTTGGTGACCGCCGTAAAGCCATGCTGCAAGATATTGCTATCCTGACTGGCGCAACCGTAATTTCTGAAGAAGTGGGTATGTCTCTTGAGCAGGCTAACCTTGAAGATCTGGGTACTGCACATAAAGTTACTGTATCTAAAGAAAATACAGTGATTGTTGATGGTGCAGGTAATGCTGATGCAATTGCTGAGCGTGTACAGCAAATCCGTGCACAGATCGAAGAATCTACATCTGAATACGATAAAGAAAAACTTCAGGAACGTGTTGCTAAATTAGCTGGTGGTGTAGCAGTGATCAAAATTGGTGCTGCAACTGAAGTTGAAATGAAAGAGAAGAAAGACCGTGTAGATGATGCATTGCATGCAACGCGTGCTGCGGTTGAAGAAGGTGTAGTTGCTGGTGGTGGCGTAGCGCTGGTTCGTGCTGCAAAAGCACTTGATGGCCTAACTGGTAACAATGATGACCAGAATGTAGGTATCAATATTCTGCGTCGTGCTATTGAAGCACCACTTCGTCAAATTGTTTCTAATGCAGGTGATGAGCCTTCAGTAGTAATCAATGCAGTGAAGAGCGGCGAAGGTAACTATGGTTATAACGCAGCTTCAGGTGAATATGGCGACATGCTGGAGATGGGTATTCTTGACCCTGCAAAAGTAACGCGTTCTGCGCTTGAACATGCTGCTTCTGTTGCTGGCCTGATGCTGACCACTGAATGCATGATTACTGACATTCCAGAAGACAAACCAGCTGTGCCAGATATGGGCGGTATGGGTGGCATGGGCGGCATGATGTAA
- a CDS encoding helix-turn-helix transcriptional regulator: MTRHNSKTAHALAIELGQRLQRARLNLNLTQLEIAQHTGVSRKVVMNAEAGQVTLENLIAILMTLDLVDHLDLFLPEQLISPIQLWKLRGKIRQRASRKTNQNLPTDDDLGW, from the coding sequence ATGACACGGCATAATTCTAAGACAGCGCATGCTCTTGCTATTGAGTTAGGGCAAAGATTACAAAGAGCTAGACTCAACTTAAATCTGACACAACTGGAGATAGCTCAACACACAGGAGTCTCTAGAAAAGTTGTGATGAATGCAGAAGCGGGACAGGTCACATTAGAAAACTTGATCGCGATTTTGATGACATTAGACCTAGTTGATCATTTAGATTTATTTTTACCAGAACAGCTAATTTCACCAATTCAGCTATGGAAATTACGAGGCAAGATTCGACAAAGAGCAAGTCGTAAAACTAATCAAAATCTACCAACAGATGATGACTTGGGTTGGTGA
- a CDS encoding IS256 family transposase: MKDEAMLALAKEFAKNLKTEADLNNFSKALKKLTVETALNAELTEHLGYEKNSPRIGKNTRNGYTTKRLFTDDGEFELDTPRDRDGTFEPQLIKKSQTRITQMDSQILSLYAKGMTTRDIVATFKEMYDADVSPTLISKVTDAVKEQVIEWQNRPLDALYPIVYMDCIVVKVRQDSTIINKAVYLALGVNTDGQKDLLGMWMSENEGSKFWLSVLTELKNRGLKDILIACVDGLKGFPDAINTIYPDTHIQLCIIHMVRNNLKYVSWKDYKAVTADLKKIYQAVTEDAALQALDEFGQKWDEKYPQISKSWLANWSNLNTFFAYSMDIRKAIYTTNAIESLNSVIRHATKKRKIFPTDDSVKKVVYLAIMAASKKWTMPIQNWKAAMNRFSIMFEERVTKYF; this comes from the coding sequence ATGAAAGATGAAGCAATGCTGGCATTGGCAAAAGAATTTGCTAAGAACTTAAAAACAGAAGCTGACCTGAATAATTTCAGTAAAGCTTTAAAGAAACTCACCGTTGAAACTGCACTCAATGCTGAACTGACTGAACATTTAGGCTATGAGAAGAATAGCCCTCGTATAGGCAAAAATACACGTAATGGCTATACAACTAAACGGCTATTTACTGATGATGGTGAATTTGAACTAGACACGCCTAGAGATCGTGATGGCACTTTTGAGCCCCAGTTGATCAAGAAGAGTCAAACCCGTATCACACAAATGGATAGCCAAATCCTATCCCTATACGCCAAAGGCATGACGACACGAGATATTGTTGCCACATTCAAGGAAATGTACGATGCGGACGTCTCCCCAACGCTTATTTCCAAAGTGACGGATGCAGTTAAAGAACAAGTAATAGAATGGCAAAATAGACCATTGGATGCCCTTTATCCTATTGTCTATATGGATTGTATCGTCGTGAAAGTGCGTCAAGATAGTACGATTATTAACAAAGCGGTATATCTGGCATTAGGTGTCAATACAGACGGACAGAAAGACCTATTAGGTATGTGGATGTCAGAAAACGAGGGTTCTAAATTTTGGCTCTCAGTGCTTACAGAACTGAAAAATCGTGGTTTAAAGGATATTCTGATTGCCTGCGTAGATGGATTGAAAGGGTTTCCTGATGCGATTAATACAATTTACCCTGATACGCATATTCAGTTGTGTATCATTCACATGGTACGCAACAATCTTAAATATGTGAGTTGGAAAGACTACAAAGCTGTCACAGCCGATTTAAAAAAGATATATCAAGCTGTTACAGAAGACGCAGCCTTACAGGCTTTAGATGAATTTGGACAAAAATGGGATGAGAAGTATCCTCAAATCAGCAAGTCATGGCTTGCCAACTGGTCGAATCTAAACACGTTTTTCGCTTACTCTATGGATATTCGCAAAGCGATTTACACGACCAATGCGATTGAATCATTGAACAGCGTTATCCGCCATGCAACCAAGAAAAGAAAAATCTTCCCAACTGATGATTCCGTGAAAAAGGTGGTATATTTAGCAATTATGGCAGCAAGCAAAAAATGGACGATGCCTATTCAGAATTGGAAAGCTGCCATGAATCGCTTTAGTATCATGTTTGAAGAGCGTGTAACCAAGTATTTTTAA
- the mobC gene encoding plasmid mobilization relaxosome protein MobC: MRSKTKNFRLTQLQLEQLELHIEKERTNFTDFIHSLIQREVMHDAVTVRGMIEDEKEPRLKIKTEVEIVKLYQITDPDLLLALSKIGNNLNQIARALNIIKNADPRDQRKLDIFHVLLVLKGIQNELEQIFPTLPKISRQRPNRLRKQLENLNVDQTQPSIVLAEKDESAY; the protein is encoded by the coding sequence ATGAGAAGTAAAACCAAAAATTTTAGACTTACTCAATTGCAGCTAGAGCAGTTGGAGCTACACATTGAAAAAGAACGTACTAACTTTACTGACTTTATTCATTCCTTAATTCAACGTGAAGTGATGCATGATGCTGTTACGGTTCGAGGGATGATTGAAGATGAGAAGGAGCCGAGACTCAAAATTAAAACCGAAGTTGAAATCGTTAAACTTTATCAAATCACTGATCCTGATTTGTTACTGGCCTTATCTAAAATTGGGAATAACCTGAATCAAATAGCCCGTGCTTTAAACATCATCAAAAATGCGGATCCAAGAGATCAGCGTAAGCTTGATATTTTTCATGTGTTATTGGTCTTAAAAGGTATTCAAAATGAGTTAGAACAAATATTTCCTACTTTACCAAAAATCAGTAGGCAACGTCCGAATAGGCTTCGCAAGCAACTCGAAAATCTAAACGTTGATCAGACACAACCTTCTATCGTGTTAGCGGAGAAGGATGAAAGTGCATATTAA
- a CDS encoding ATP-binding protein gives MNIGIDLLKTPKEVLSTLCTKHGYPLIKIGSHQVCKVCAKENLEQTNREHKEELQQKLLQHRIHSSGLNQRYLECGFSNYSASTIEQQQVVECCQNFTQQLLNGSKSNLILYGTPGTGKTHLGSAIIRNVIYKTKMSSRYITSAQIAKTIMNSWSIEDQSEEQWIQFFADFDLLVLDEYGLHDRHSSRLELVHKVLYKRYDMMKPTMIISNFVLDALETDLGMRLWSRLHENQLITLPCYWSDYRMK, from the coding sequence ATGAATATAGGAATTGATCTTTTAAAAACTCCTAAGGAAGTTTTAAGCACCCTCTGTACAAAACATGGCTATCCATTAATAAAAATAGGTAGTCATCAAGTGTGCAAAGTCTGTGCGAAAGAAAATCTTGAACAAACGAATAGAGAACACAAGGAAGAGTTACAGCAAAAGTTGTTACAACACCGTATTCATAGCTCAGGACTAAATCAACGCTACTTGGAATGTGGTTTTTCTAATTATAGTGCTAGTACTATTGAACAGCAGCAAGTTGTCGAATGCTGTCAGAATTTCACACAGCAATTATTAAACGGATCGAAATCCAACCTTATCCTTTATGGCACACCAGGTACTGGAAAAACGCACCTAGGATCAGCGATCATTCGCAATGTTATCTATAAAACCAAAATGTCATCTCGTTATATAACGAGTGCTCAGATAGCAAAAACCATTATGAATTCATGGAGTATTGAAGACCAATCTGAGGAGCAATGGATTCAATTTTTTGCTGATTTTGATTTACTCGTCTTAGATGAATATGGGCTACATGATCGTCATTCATCTCGTTTAGAACTTGTTCATAAAGTGCTATACAAACGCTATGACATGATGAAGCCAACTATGATTATTTCTAATTTTGTCCTTGATGCGCTTGAGACTGATTTAGGTATGAGGCTTTGGTCAAGATTACATGAAAATCAATTAATCACTTTGCCTTGTTATTGGTCTGACTACAGAATGAAGTAG
- a CDS encoding DUF1376 domain-containing protein encodes MNTDATIWMPLYIGDLQAKFTRLSSEQVGATLFLMMDFWKNGPIPSEPNILMSVTKLTSPKTKSLITTLKILNLFEEVNGFIQSNYITTLKEQAILNQKMKSERGKLAAQARWNKSSSNADASDSECSSNAQALLKECPSPSPLPLPSSSSSSSSSSSSQRKDDKNEEKPINRKWI; translated from the coding sequence ATGAATACTGACGCAACAATTTGGATGCCACTGTATATTGGTGATCTTCAAGCGAAATTTACTCGACTTTCGAGCGAACAAGTGGGTGCTACCCTTTTTCTCATGATGGACTTTTGGAAGAATGGTCCTATACCAAGTGAACCCAACATTTTGATGAGTGTGACCAAACTAACTAGTCCTAAAACCAAGAGCCTAATAACTACATTAAAAATCCTGAATCTTTTTGAAGAAGTAAATGGATTTATTCAATCTAACTACATCACTACATTAAAAGAACAAGCTATTCTCAATCAAAAGATGAAATCTGAACGTGGGAAATTAGCAGCACAAGCTCGTTGGAATAAAAGCTCAAGTAATGCTGATGCATCAGATTCGGAGTGCTCTAGCAATGCACAAGCATTACTTAAAGAATGCCCTTCACCTTCACCTTTACCTTTACCTTCATCTTCATCTTCATCTTCATCTTCATCTTCATCTCAAAGGAAGGATGATAAAAATGAAGAAAAACCGATTAATCGAAAATGGATTTAG
- a CDS encoding helix-turn-helix domain-containing protein, whose protein sequence is MIKSNLAVLLAERKMRVADLVKETGINKSTLYKLYNDESVRIDFETIDKICTALEVEVGELLIYIKYE, encoded by the coding sequence ATGATTAAGTCGAACTTGGCTGTATTGTTAGCTGAAAGAAAAATGCGTGTTGCAGATCTTGTAAAAGAGACAGGTATTAATAAAAGTACGCTTTATAAACTGTATAACGACGAGTCCGTTCGTATAGATTTTGAGACGATTGATAAGATTTGTACTGCTTTAGAAGTAGAAGTGGGAGAGTTATTGATTTATATAAAATATGAGTAG
- a CDS encoding AAA domain-containing protein — MKDVIANILHTQPNLTGREIAKILGVEKKEVNSFLDKNQEYFFKDDNFRWSIISSISEIEVPKKVENLIMQHEHEISNFAKNRLIQLLDYVSHQAEDTQKIQYEINGNRFYSYDLKKLRGLKILNDSDWWFQIERLQLQSMPIPSKQLSLHIHVETEKVPTFNYASLNKLVSFKRVDHLRLAYFLVANDLITKIGIIQKLFKEFENYRNNWELWKQDNDEIKKSIIVYDKLFSWNTAINLGGTGDGEEIVAGFGLVDWVLPTTQKSYSYPLITIPLEMEIEKNGLIRVGAKDTRANIEMDAILLEDDIPTSGQVKLALKENLDNGRSLALFEGETYSDLVEAFVANIFSRGTIVEAENRAIPSKNLTVTLTSVLFSRPKRNSILSDDIELLKTRLNDPSVIIPEQPLSLVTELSNNINKKETYSFRGRSGTEGFGSKVEELYFPLPYNKEQITIVQNLLTSSGVVVQGPPGTGKTHSIANIICHYLANGKKVLVTAQQSHVLKTVHEKIPDELKPLVVSRIGSSKESKNQLESSIDLIVQKITQMNVGEVQRTIEVLKQQVDHNHHEMALIDREIYNFAEKHYQNIEVDGNKKLPMDIVKTVLESRASYEWFTDQLTLENKDQFPFSQIELIQLRDSRKKIGTDLPFINYGSLPVPERLLDSTSLKKLSEFLKEKDEIEEFLKKNDKHSFKEITSEVEINELRDWLKIYLEDLNLVLDHAEPWLLSYFKKINSEDKGMELDIYTNLIQEVQPLVEYRKSLLTDPIELNFEIQPNSKEYQAVQRAVDIGKPFNWYHFGTAELQELFKSIKVSGKYPDTSDEWKRVKEYIDRRQTLNVFMSKWNSIAAQLDIPLIELNNRGIDEILKEFTQLIIRTQKCLDLKNKYLDVFSANYLKVFSRAKSFDFYGLPKNIDDLIQLLGQKLKIFNLEVYQQQLADQILYLSEFDNKISNQLKKIVSQVDSDSLYENELREYADLLKKLAHLKDLTEDFDRVKLASIKLSQTNAVILSKDILEIPYAQEIEDPILRNTLVEAWEWKRLETFVMTISNTSRIENLYERRRIHEKNLSQNYAQLAANKTWLALKENASDKILVALQRYKIAVQHYGKGTGKNAPRYRKDAQAALKEATAAIPCWVMSHLQVSESMPAELGLFDLVIVDEASQSSIDVLPVLMRAKKLLVVGDNKQVSPSNVGLASAQIDVLRNRYLHGQPHAAYLTPDMSLYDMASSIYESSVMLLEHFRCHPAIISYSNKNFYGNRIKPMRLSKKSEQLSPALVAIYTPQGYRESKNSKHINRIEAKAIIEEMKLLLKDERYANRSIGVISLLGPAQAEFIQSEALNEFGAGALTQVQFACGDASAFQGAERDIIFLSMVADPQNCHALSRSDHEQRFNVAASRARERMYLVHSVSGDHISPKDLRLNLLNHFYDLQEDQKASFEAKLELCESEFEKSVFMVLHKMGYTVTPQVKVGSYRIDLVVESDGDQRLAVECDGDSYHGPEQWHDDMIRQRALERAGWTFWRCFASSWSIERENMVQSLIEKLNAMSIKPTNHASSLIQDVEQRVWVNKEPEENVIQKVQQDLFILN; from the coding sequence ATGAAGGATGTAATTGCAAATATTCTGCATACTCAACCTAATTTAACGGGAAGGGAAATTGCTAAAATTCTTGGTGTTGAAAAGAAGGAGGTAAATTCCTTCCTTGATAAAAATCAAGAATATTTTTTCAAAGATGACAATTTTAGATGGTCAATAATTTCTTCCATATCCGAAATAGAAGTACCTAAGAAAGTAGAAAATTTGATTATGCAGCATGAACATGAAATTAGTAATTTTGCTAAGAATAGGCTGATCCAATTATTGGACTATGTATCTCATCAAGCTGAGGATACTCAAAAAATTCAATATGAAATTAATGGTAATAGATTTTATTCCTATGATCTTAAAAAACTTCGTGGTTTAAAGATTCTGAATGATAGTGATTGGTGGTTTCAAATTGAACGCTTACAACTTCAATCGATGCCTATACCATCTAAACAACTGTCTTTGCACATCCATGTTGAAACTGAAAAAGTACCGACTTTTAATTATGCTAGTTTAAATAAGCTAGTATCTTTTAAGCGAGTTGATCACTTGCGATTAGCTTACTTTTTAGTGGCAAATGATTTGATCACTAAAATTGGCATAATTCAGAAGTTGTTTAAAGAATTTGAAAATTATCGAAATAATTGGGAACTTTGGAAACAAGACAATGATGAGATTAAAAAATCCATTATTGTTTATGACAAATTATTCTCTTGGAATACTGCAATTAACCTAGGTGGAACAGGCGATGGTGAGGAAATTGTTGCAGGTTTTGGTTTAGTTGATTGGGTACTTCCTACTACTCAAAAATCTTATTCATATCCTTTAATTACTATTCCTTTAGAAATGGAAATAGAAAAAAATGGATTAATACGTGTAGGTGCTAAAGATACACGTGCCAATATCGAAATGGATGCCATTTTATTAGAGGATGATATACCCACTTCAGGGCAAGTGAAATTAGCTTTAAAAGAAAACTTAGATAATGGGCGTTCACTAGCATTATTTGAAGGAGAAACATATTCAGATCTAGTCGAAGCCTTTGTTGCTAATATCTTCTCAAGAGGAACAATTGTTGAGGCAGAGAATAGAGCGATACCATCTAAGAACTTAACAGTGACATTAACATCGGTACTGTTTAGTCGCCCTAAAAGAAATTCTATTTTAAGTGATGATATTGAGTTATTAAAAACTAGGCTTAATGATCCATCAGTAATTATACCTGAACAACCTTTATCATTAGTGACAGAGTTAAGTAATAATATTAATAAAAAGGAGACTTACAGTTTTAGGGGGCGTTCTGGAACTGAAGGATTTGGATCAAAAGTTGAAGAGCTTTATTTCCCACTGCCTTATAACAAAGAACAAATTACTATTGTTCAGAACCTGCTAACTAGCAGTGGTGTAGTGGTGCAAGGTCCGCCAGGTACGGGTAAAACACATAGCATTGCAAATATTATCTGCCATTATTTGGCGAATGGAAAAAAAGTACTAGTAACTGCACAGCAGTCACATGTTCTGAAAACAGTACATGAGAAGATTCCTGATGAGTTAAAACCTTTAGTAGTTAGTAGAATTGGCTCAAGTAAAGAAAGTAAAAATCAGCTTGAATCTTCAATTGATCTGATTGTCCAAAAGATTACTCAGATGAATGTTGGTGAGGTTCAAAGAACGATTGAAGTTTTAAAACAACAAGTGGATCATAATCATCATGAAATGGCTTTGATTGATCGAGAAATATATAACTTTGCAGAAAAGCATTATCAGAATATTGAGGTAGATGGTAATAAAAAATTACCTATGGATATCGTGAAGACGGTATTAGAAAGTAGAGCATCCTATGAATGGTTTACCGACCAATTAACTTTAGAGAATAAAGACCAGTTTCCTTTTTCCCAGATTGAATTGATTCAACTGAGAGACTCAAGGAAGAAAATAGGTACAGATTTACCATTCATAAATTATGGCTCTCTGCCAGTTCCTGAGAGATTATTAGATTCGACGAGTCTAAAAAAATTAAGTGAATTCTTAAAAGAAAAGGATGAGATTGAGGAATTCTTAAAGAAAAATGACAAACATAGTTTCAAGGAAATTACTTCTGAAGTAGAAATTAATGAGCTAAGAGATTGGTTAAAGATTTATCTGGAAGATCTAAATCTTGTTCTTGATCATGCAGAACCATGGTTATTGAGTTATTTCAAAAAGATAAATTCAGAAGATAAGGGTATGGAGCTGGATATCTATACGAACCTTATTCAAGAAGTTCAACCTTTAGTGGAATACAGAAAATCGCTATTAACTGATCCCATAGAGCTGAATTTTGAGATACAACCAAACTCAAAAGAATACCAAGCTGTTCAACGTGCTGTTGATATAGGTAAGCCATTTAATTGGTATCATTTTGGTACTGCTGAATTACAAGAATTATTTAAGTCAATTAAAGTTTCTGGAAAATATCCTGATACATCAGATGAGTGGAAAAGAGTTAAAGAATATATTGATAGAAGGCAAACTCTTAATGTTTTTATGAGTAAATGGAATAGTATTGCAGCACAATTAGATATCCCTTTAATCGAGTTAAATAATCGTGGTATTGATGAAATATTAAAAGAGTTCACGCAGCTCATCATTAGAACCCAAAAATGCCTAGATTTGAAAAATAAGTATTTGGATGTATTTAGTGCCAATTATCTAAAAGTTTTTAGTAGAGCTAAATCTTTTGATTTCTATGGATTACCTAAAAATATTGATGACTTGATTCAATTATTAGGTCAGAAGTTAAAAATATTTAATTTAGAAGTCTATCAACAGCAACTGGCTGATCAAATACTTTATTTATCAGAGTTTGATAATAAAATATCAAATCAGTTGAAAAAAATTGTGTCCCAGGTTGATTCAGATTCGCTATATGAAAATGAATTAAGAGAATATGCCGATCTATTAAAGAAATTAGCTCATTTGAAAGATCTAACTGAGGATTTTGACAGAGTTAAATTGGCCAGTATTAAATTGAGCCAAACAAATGCTGTGATTCTTAGTAAAGATATTCTAGAGATTCCTTACGCCCAAGAAATTGAGGATCCTATATTACGTAACACATTGGTCGAGGCTTGGGAATGGAAGCGTCTTGAGACTTTTGTAATGACTATTAGTAATACAAGTCGAATTGAAAACTTGTATGAGCGTCGTCGTATTCACGAGAAGAATCTGTCTCAGAATTACGCTCAATTGGCAGCAAACAAGACGTGGTTGGCATTAAAGGAAAATGCCTCAGATAAAATTTTAGTTGCATTACAGCGCTATAAAATTGCTGTACAACACTATGGAAAAGGGACAGGCAAGAACGCTCCACGTTATAGAAAAGATGCTCAAGCGGCCCTTAAAGAGGCAACAGCAGCTATTCCTTGCTGGGTCATGTCACATCTTCAGGTTTCTGAATCTATGCCTGCTGAATTAGGTCTCTTTGATTTAGTGATTGTAGATGAGGCGTCACAATCATCAATTGACGTATTACCTGTTTTAATGCGTGCTAAAAAATTATTAGTTGTAGGGGATAATAAACAGGTTTCTCCAAGTAATGTCGGTCTAGCAAGTGCTCAAATTGATGTATTAAGAAATCGTTATCTACATGGTCAGCCACATGCTGCATATTTAACACCAGATATGTCTTTATACGACATGGCTTCTTCTATCTATGAGTCAAGCGTGATGCTTCTAGAGCATTTCCGCTGTCATCCTGCGATCATTAGTTACAGTAATAAAAACTTTTATGGTAACCGTATTAAGCCAATGCGATTATCGAAGAAATCTGAGCAGTTAAGCCCAGCCTTAGTCGCAATTTATACACCGCAGGGGTATAGAGAATCTAAAAACAGCAAACATATTAATCGAATAGAAGCGAAAGCAATTATTGAGGAAATGAAGCTTCTTCTTAAAGATGAACGATATGCGAATAGATCAATTGGCGTGATCTCATTATTGGGGCCAGCACAGGCTGAGTTCATTCAATCAGAAGCTTTGAATGAATTTGGTGCAGGGGCTCTTACCCAAGTTCAATTTGCTTGTGGGGATGCCTCAGCATTCCAAGGTGCAGAAAGAGATATTATTTTCCTATCTATGGTAGCAGATCCTCAGAATTGTCATGCTTTGAGTAGATCCGATCATGAACAGAGATTTAACGTGGCTGCAAGCCGTGCTCGTGAACGGATGTATCTTGTCCACTCCGTGAGTGGTGATCATATATCACCAAAAGATTTAAGGCTGAATTTACTCAATCATTTTTATGATTTGCAAGAGGATCAAAAAGCATCATTTGAAGCAAAATTAGAGTTATGTGAATCAGAGTTTGAAAAATCTGTATTCATGGTATTACATAAAATGGGATACACAGTTACTCCACAGGTCAAGGTTGGAAGCTATCGAATTGATTTAGTGGTTGAATCGGATGGAGATCAGCGTTTAGCAGTTGAGTGTGATGGTGATAGCTATCATGGGCCAGAACAATGGCATGATGATATGATTCGTCAACGTGCTTTAGAACGTGCAGGATGGACATTCTGGAGATGCTTTGCATCGAGTTGGTCAATTGAACGTGAAAATATGGTTCAGTCTTTGATTGAGAAACTCAATGCAATGAGTATTAAACCTACGAATCATGCTAGTAGTTTAATTCAAGATGTAGAGCAAAGAGTTTGGGTAAATAAAGAACCTGAAGAGAATGTAATTCAAAAAGTTCAGCAAGATCTTTTTATATTGAATTAG
- a CDS encoding HAD family hydrolase, which yields MNHFPKVIVIDAFGTLVKIGESRSPYRKLMKWLKANGRKPSAQDAKIIMSNPVDVAQLAMKFGVELPGQLLREINNDLQLELSTIQLYEDTMPTLQILKERGFKIALCSNLAMPYGEQLRKLLPDFLDAVVFSYEVGAIKPEHQIYKVIQAHFGCDFPEMLFIGDHPILDVETPISLGMKARLIERHKNQRLLDVMGDLI from the coding sequence ATGAATCACTTTCCTAAAGTTATTGTGATTGATGCTTTTGGGACACTTGTCAAAATTGGTGAGAGCCGATCCCCATATCGTAAGTTGATGAAGTGGCTAAAAGCTAATGGTAGAAAACCAAGTGCACAAGATGCAAAGATCATCATGTCAAATCCTGTTGATGTTGCACAATTAGCGATGAAGTTCGGAGTAGAACTACCAGGGCAACTTTTGAGGGAGATCAACAATGATCTTCAGCTTGAATTAAGCACAATTCAACTGTATGAAGATACAATGCCTACGCTGCAAATTTTAAAAGAAAGAGGTTTTAAAATTGCGCTTTGTTCCAACTTGGCGATGCCTTATGGTGAACAACTTAGAAAACTACTCCCTGATTTTCTTGATGCTGTTGTATTTAGTTATGAGGTTGGAGCCATAAAGCCTGAACATCAAATTTATAAGGTGATTCAGGCACATTTTGGCTGTGATTTTCCAGAAATGCTCTTTATTGGAGATCATCCCATTTTGGATGTTGAAACACCTATTTCCTTAGGGATGAAGGCAAGGCTCATTGAACGTCATAAAAACCAAAGACTGTTAGATGTCATGGGTGATTTAATCTAA